The sequence TGGCTGTTACAAGGTCATATGATCAATGAAGAACAAAGAACAAGAAGACTTCCTACTGCCTCACACTCGAGAGAGACTCCTACACCAAAATGACCATCCCCCTACCAACTCACGTTTCCCCCCATATATTCCCTCTCCCAATTCCTAACTAATTGTGGTCCCCAGACATGCCCTCAACAGCCACACTTCCACAAACCGTGATTTCCCTTTATTGCCCTTTCTACTGTACTGCAACATAATTGGTGGCCTAACAATTTCAACCACTGGATTTCACAAGTTTTGAAGGCTATGACGGAGGATGAATTAACTACTGCAAAACATGCACATTAAAATCACAATCCATTATCTTGAGGTGATAATATGACCGAGAAGAGTCTAGTGCCCATTCAGTAAGACTATATTTGATGTGGTTTAGGTTGGTGAATTGGTACAATGAGCTTGATGAGATATCATCctaaaaaagttggaaaaaaaggATTTGAAAGATATGTTCAACTAGTTATCTTCTTCattcactattaaaattatggcaacaaaagaagaaagagaaggacgAGATGAACATAAGTATAATACTGAATACTTCTAAAGTAACTTTAATGCACATGTAATCCATCACAAAAAAGAACAAGAATTATGAAAACGAATTAAGAAATAAGAACAATAGAAAATGCTTTAGCAATATAACATCATGGTCCCAATTAACTAAAATCAtcaattcaaaagaaaaaatcaattgatAACGACTGTAAAAAAGATAGCTATCTGTCAAAACATCTTACTCCAGTTATAAGGACCCCTTCTTGGTGTTGATGATGAAGCACCTGAACTGGAACGTGCGGAAGAAGATGGTGGTGACGATGATGTACCAACTTCTACCAACTCTGTCATATATTTCTCAGCATATCGTACAAGATTACTATGCTCTAAAAGCTTACTGCGAAGAACTGATGTTTCCTAAAAAGCAACAAGGTCCAAAGTGAGAACTCCATTTCAATTGAGAAGAAAAAATGAAGGCAATGTTTGGTAATGTACAGTCTATTATACAAAGATCAAGGTCCATTAAGCGGGGTATTTTAATAAGATAAGAGCAAAGACTATTGCAGTAGTAAGAAATCAATTTATCATACTTTTTTCTTCAATGGATAAGACAATTAATTAGTGAAAGACATGATTCAAGAGGAAAGAAATTTtttgctaccataactataAGAAATCACTTTatgattaataaacatattttagatTGTATAACTTCTCAATATGCTCACTTCTCTTAAACTCTAACCATTCCTCTTCATAGCATATAcatgatgaaaaagaaagagaatagaGAGAAAAGATGCACGCAtaggtttacgtggaaaaccctagtacagggagaaaaaaccacggtATAGAagtttttattataatttgataCACAGGATACACAAAGGCTACATGCTTAAATAGAAAAGAGGGAAACCCTAGAGTACAgtgaaaagacaaaaatgcccctagggctaaaaccctattttcaacacaTGTATACACAAAAAGACCAATAATTGTATCACAAGCGATGTGATGGATCCATCCATATATATATGTGAACAAAAATCAAGATCAAGGCATGGTTGTAAATTATATGGAAAAGGCCATATAACtaacttcaaataaattttctaaCTACTTATATTTTTGATAAGTTAAGAGAGCCACTACCAACTATTACTGAAAaattaacatttgaaaataaaaagatgCTTCATATAACTACAACCAAAGAATGATCCAAAAGTAACTCACAGGTAGTACTTGAAGAGTGAATAGTAGATGTCCTAGAACAAGTGCATCTAAACTAGATGGCCTGCAATGTTAAAAAGGGATGCATCATCAAGTTATTAGGACGGTTAAAGAAGTATATAATATGCAACAAGATATCCAGAGCCCAAGAGATTCACCTGTTCTCAAATAAAAAGTTCTGCTCTCCTAGCCTAGTTGACAAAGCTCCATAAGCAAGATTAGCATTTCTATAAATCTGTCAGTATCAGCCAATAATTAGAATTAGTTGACCAATTATAATGAAAAGCAAATTGATGAGAGCACAACCCCTAAAAGCAATAACAGAGTTACAAAACCTGCTCTTCTCTTCGCTCAGCATTTTCTTTGTCAATCCCAAGTTGGAGCTTCACAGAGTACACtttctttaaaaacaaaacCTTTCCAATCGGCCAGGGAAGAACAGAATAATAGACCTCTTGAGCAGAACCACCACCAGTTCCCAACCAAAGCTCGTACGTGATTGCATCTGCAAGCCATGAACTAACCATAGATTTTGCAGATACCCATTCTGGAACCGAGAGAAACTCGGAATCAAGATCAAGAATACCATCCTGTCTTAAACACTCAATAACCCCGCCCCTTTCGTTATTGTACGCCACATAGTTACCAGTTTCAACATAAGGAATTATATCTGCC comes from Benincasa hispida cultivar B227 chromosome 2, ASM972705v1, whole genome shotgun sequence and encodes:
- the LOC120071183 gene encoding mitochondrial outer membrane import complex protein METAXIN; translation: MSGGGEEGLTLVVRKPCFNLPTGCPDCLPVYIYLKLANRHFHLDFNLIYPESDIIPYVETGNYVAYNNERGGVIECLRQDGILDLDSEFLSVPEWVSAKSMVSSWLADAITYELWLGTGGGSAQEVYYSVLPWPIGKVLFLKKVYSVKLQLGIDKENAERREEQIYRNANLAYGALSTRLGEQNFLFENRPSSLDALVLGHLLFTLQVLPETSVLRSKLLEHSNLVRYAEKYMTELVEVGTSSSPPSSSARSSSGASSSTPRRGPYNWSSKPKPKPKREKTNEEKTFKRRAKYFVGAQLVAVLLFLTLMGRGDDAEVELDDDDEGYDYTE